In Cucurbita pepo subsp. pepo cultivar mu-cu-16 chromosome LG04, ASM280686v2, whole genome shotgun sequence, the following are encoded in one genomic region:
- the LOC111792393 gene encoding DNA repair protein UVH3 isoform X3: MEVASRSAHQQNLDEMLAASIAAEEARGLNENVSVSSAANLAGEDMDDEDEDEEMILPEMHGVVDPSVLAALPPSVQLDLLVQMRERLMAENRQKYQRVKKDPAKFSELQIQAYLKTVAFRRDIDQVQKAASGRGVGGVQTSRIASEANREFIFSSSFTGDKQVLTSTRAEKNGDKDLQEPRVQQSLSSLNNTDIPSTSNGLAQSTPDKSGGFEDNIETFLDERGRVRVSRVRAMGMHMTRDLERNLDLMKEIEKNINANKAANPEPMQNIEICNPESSSLRSQVLDVSNEGVNESINKLDERGADSMLNEDTAIEILLEGEGGKSFDGDDDLFTHLAAENPIQMASFDMSSQKLSQDGTTDSGWKEALEGTVSDESEVDWEDGVCDHVNPVPFEDESGKSVSKGSLEEEADLQEAIRRSLEDVGDGKSAPVSLEHDQPQSQPSIVGKMAERCTSVENENVIGLEKMDSVDGMNWSNAKDSILKKGMTESSSQEKQCSEPVVLLDTTIAEQLDASYKDTSFSLQESNENSDTLKSLSRDAPRATQVGDMINSTMIEPACRMVEMDGVSTPDVDSSTKDSAFENHFKQNLPVEKHSSDLLLEEEVGKGHTVEISKAETEVTEDELKSRISILEQERLNLGDEQKRLERNAEAVSSEMFAECQELLQMFGLPYIIAPMEAEAQCAYMELANLVDGVVTDDSDVFLFGARSVYKNIFDDRKYVETYFMKDVENELGLDRNKLIRMALLLGSDYTEGISGIGIVNAVEVMNAFPEEDGLHKFKEWIESPDPSILGTLGAKTGLSARKRGQKASENDATCSNSNVRDGSASEENIDKDLKENIDVKQNFMVKHRNVSKNWHIPSEFPSEAVISAYISPQVDKSAEPFSWGKPDHFVLRRLCLEKFGWENSKADELLLPVLKEYGKHETQLRLEAFYTFNERFAKIRSKRIKKAVKSITGSKSASLMDETVPNVSVNNQINLSGETQKNMSEKCSSEIQGACSNEDNVDNRLRKPSRKRQLDREQSQPAKDRKLTMKEKGKRSRNEGSHSERGRGRGKGRGRGRLASKGKSPITEFVGTSSSDDESEFDDQKFDLENVQEPQERRKSSRVRKSASYKMDDADQDQPSDHSGYRLSNDEANDDNVVQGGYTGPETVMIHSENTECDYEIPKRSPLRDYLGTGGGFCPTEDEMSREAMCQNKDPALEASNSEDYLTLGGGFCLDDDNECVDPVAHLDQATASEVPKDGSEDDPDQSTFHPEKDIGGDQLNEDTYPHGESLLDVGDPNPASFPNSSRVGEGVQEEPKDHSARAFGGALSAMPNLRRKRKRY; encoded by the exons ATGGAAGTGGCCTCAAGAAGTGCCCATCAGCAAAATTTAGATGAGAT GTTGGCAGCATCTATTGCAGCAGAGGAAGCTAGAGgtttgaatgaaaatgtatCAGTATCTTCTGCTGCAAATCTGGCAGGTGAAGATAtggatgatgaagatgaagatgaagagatgATATTG CCTGAAATGCACGGGGTAGTTGATCCTTCTGTATTGGCTGCTTTGCCACCGTCAGTTCAACTTGATCTTCTTGTTCAG atgagagagagattaatGGCAGAAAACAGACAGAAATATCAAAGGGTCAAGAAG gaTCCTGCAAAGTTTTCTGAGCTACAGATACAGGCTTATCTTAAAACTGTTGCTTTTCGCCGGGATATTGATCAAGTGCAGAAGGCTGCTTCTGGGAGAGGTGTTGGTGGTGTACAGACATCAAGAATTGCCTCTGAAGCAAACAgggaatttattttttcatcatCTTTCACTGGTGATAAACA GGTACTTACATCTACTAGAGCTGAGAAGAACGGAGACAAAGACCTACAGGAACCAAGGGTTCAGCAATCTTTGAGTTCCCTGAATAATACAGACATTCCTAGTACATCCAATGGTCTGGCTCAATCAACCCCTGATAAGTCTGGGGGTTTTGAGGACAATATCGAGACATTTTTGGATGAGAGGGGACGTGTTCGAGTTAGCAGAGTGAGGGCCATGGGGATGCACATGACTCGTGATTTAGAAAGAAACTTGGATTTGATGAAAGAGATTGAGAAGAATATCAATGCAAATAAGGCTGCAAATCCTGAACCCATGCAAAATATTGAAATCTGTAATCCAGAAAGCTCTTCTCTTCGAAGCCAAGTTTTAGATGTTTCAAATGAAGGCGTCAATGAATCCATTAATAAGTTGGATGAGAGAGGTGCAGATTCTATGCTGAATGAAGACACTGCTATAGAAATATTGCTGGAAGGTGAGGGTGGGAAGTCTTTTGATGGTGATGATGATCTATTTACTCATTTAGCTGCTGAAAATCCCATTCAAATGGCTTCTTTTGACATGTCATCCCAAAAACTCTCTCAAGATGGTACTACAGATTCTGGTTGGAAGGAAGCACTTGAAGGAACAGTTAGTGATGAGAGTGAAGTCGATTGGGAGGATGGAGTTTGTGATCATGTAAACCCAGTTCCTTTTGAAGATGAATCAGGAAAGTCAGTTTCCAAAGGTTCTTTGGAGGAAGAGGCTGATTTGCAGGAGGCAATAAGAAGAAGTCTGGAGGATGTAGGAGATGGAAAATCTGCCCCTGTATCTCTTGAACATGACCAACCACAATCACAACCATCAATTGTTGGAAAAATGGCCGAACGATGTACGAGTGTCGAAAATGAGAATGTGATTGGACTTGAAAAGATGGATAGTGTTGATGGAATGAATTGGTCAAATGCCAAGGATTCTATCTTGAAGAAG GGAATGACTGAGAGTTCATCTCAAGAAAAGCAATGTTCAGAACCTGTTGTGTTGTTAGATACCACAATTGCAGAACAGTTAGATGCTTCTTATAAGGATActtcattttctcttcaaGAGTCAAATGAAAACAGTGATACTCTTAAGTCCTTATCTAGGGATGCACCTCGTGCTACTCAGGTTGGGGATATGATAAATAGTACAATGATTGAGCCTGCTTGTCGTATGGTTGAGATGGACGGTGTTAGCACTCCTGATGTTGATTCCTCCACAAAAGATTCTGCCTTCGAAAATCATTTCAAGCAGAATCTTCCTGTTGAGAAGCATAGCAGCGATCTTTTGCTCGAAGAAGAAGTTGGAAAAGGACATACAGTTGAAATTAGCAAGGCAGAGACTGAGGTTACAGAGGATGAATTGAAAAGTAGAATTTCAATTCTGGAGCAAGAACGTCTTAATCTTGGAGATGAGCAGAAAAGACTTGAGCGTAATGCTGAAGCTGTCAGCAGTGAAATGTTCGCAGAATGTCAG GAATTACTGCAAATGTTTGGCTTACCATATATTATTGCTCCTATGGAAGCAGAAGCTCAATGTGCTTATATGGAACTTGCAAACCTCGTTGATGGAGTGGTGACTGATGACTCTGACGTTTTCTTGTTTGGGGCAAGAAGTGTTTACAAGAATATATTTGATGACCGCAAATATGTTGAGACATATTTTATGAAG GACGTTGAAAATGAGCTTGGTCTGGACCGAAACAAGTTAATTCGCATGGCACTTCTGCTTGGAAGTGATTATACAGAGGGCATCAG TGGGATTGGCATTGTTAATGCTGTTGAGGTTATGAATGCATTTCCGGAGGAAGATGGACtccataaatttaaagaatggaTTGAATCACCAGATCCAAGCATTTTAGGGACGCTTGGTGCAAAAACAGGGTTAAGTGCACGTAAAAGAGGGCAAAAAGCAAGTGAGAATGACGCAACCTGCTCAAATAGCAACGTAAGGGATGGTTCTGCATCTGAAGAGAATATTGATAAAGATCTGAAGGAGAACATAGATGTTAAACAGAATTTCATGGTTAAGCAC AGAAATGTTAGCAAGAACTGGCATATCCCTTCTGAATTTCCTAGTGAAGCAGTCATTTCTGCTTACATCTCCCCACAAGTGGACAAGTCAGCAGAACCTTTCTCCTGGGGGAAGCCAGACCATTTTGTCCTTCGCAG ATTATGCTTGGAAAAATTTGGGTGGGAGAACTCAAAGGCAGATGAGTTGCTTTTGCCTGTCTTAAAAGAGTATGGCAAACATGAG ACTCAACTTCGATTGGAAGCATTTTACACTTTCAATGAAAGATTTGCTAAAATCCGCAGTAAGAGAATAAAGAAAGCTGTTAAAAGTATTACTGGGAGCAAGTCTGCCTCATTGATGGATGAAACTGTGCCGAATGTCTCcgtaaataatcaaataaatcttTCTGGTGAGACTCAGAAGAACATGTCTGAGAAGTGTTCATCAGAAATACAAGGTGCTTGCTCGAATGAAGATAACGTAGATAATAGACTCCGAAAACCTTCCAGGAAAAGGCAACTAGACAGAGAGCAATCGCAACCTGCTAAGGATCGAAAGCTAACaatgaaggaaaaaggaaagcGAAGTAGAAATGAGGGATCACATTCCGAGAGAGGTAGAGGTAGAGGGAAAGGGAGGGGGAGAGGTCGGTTGGCATCGAAAGGTAAGAGTCCTATTACTGAATTCGTCGGAACCAGCTCCAGTGATGATGAAAGTGAGTTCGATGATcaaaaatttgatttggagAACGTGCAGGAGCCtcaagaaaggagaaaa TCATCACGGGTCCGAAAATCTGCAAGTTATAAGATGGACGATGCAGATCAAGATCAACCATCAGATCACAGTGGGTATAGATTATCCAATGATGAAGCCAACGACGACAATGTGGTCCAGGGTGGGTACACAGGTCCTGAAACTGTAATGATCCATTCGGAAAATACAGAATGTGATTACGAAATACCGAAGAGATCGCCTCTAAGGGATTATCTTGGAACTGGAGGTGGTTTCTGTCCAACAGAAGATGAAATGAGCCGGGAAGCAATGTGCCAGAATAAAGACCCTGCCTTGGAGGCTAGCAACAGTGAAGACTACCTCACACTGGGGGGTGGGTTCTGCTTAGATGACGATAACGAATGTGTTGACCCGGTTGCACATCTCGACCAAGCAACCGCATCAGAGGTCCCCAAAGATGGCTCTGAAGATGATCCTGACCAATCAACCTTCCATCCTGAAAAAGATATAGGCGGAGACCAGCTCAATGAAGATACGTATCCACACGGAGAATCTCTACTCGATGTGGGCGACCCAAATCCTGCAAGTTTTCCAAACTCTTCCCGGGTAGGTGAGGGCGTGCAAGAGGAACCCAAGGATCATTCTGCCCGGGCATTTGGAGGGGCTCTTAGTGCCATGCCTAAtttgagaagaaagagaaagaggtaCTGA